The Nicotiana sylvestris chromosome 6, ASM39365v2, whole genome shotgun sequence genomic sequence ggcagaTATGTGAATGCCTCAAGAGAAAAGCAAGTTGTggttgatgatgttgagttgcgagatgatgatgtacctttggtACTTGAAGATGTGGTTGACAATGATGTAAAAAATGATGTGAGGATTCATATTGATGaggccgaggtggaaactcaagataccgtgaacccgtctagggaacacgtgattggcATGCCCGAGCCGGTGGTGCCCAAAGCCAAGGCACATTTTCCTAGGCCACCTCCGCCTTATCCTCAatggttagcaaagcaaaagagtgacaaccaatttaaaaagttcattgacatgatgaaaagCCTTACAATCAATGTGcttttggtggaggcacttgagcaaatgccgggatatgcCAAGTTTATGAAGGATTTGGTGACGAAGAAGTGGTCAATGaagtgtgaaacaattaaaatgactcaccaagttagtgctatcgTGCATTCTATGGCCCCAAAACTTGAAGAccccggagcttttactatcgCTTGCactatcggaagtgcggattttgccaaggccctttgtgattttggggctagcataaatttgatgcgaTACTCAGTCTTCAAGACCTTGGAAATTGGACAACCTAGGACAATTTCAATGAGACTTTAAATGGATGATGGATctatgaagcgacctttgggcataattgatgacgtgcttgtccaggtggacaaattcatattacCGGTCGACTTtgtcattttggattgtgaaATGGACTTTGAAGTCCCAATTATTCTAGAGAGACCTTTacttgcaacggggaaggcattggttgatgttgaagtgggTGAGCTAACTTTTCGAGTGGGGGATGAAAAGGCCGtcttccatgtttgcaaatccatgaagcaacccaatagcaccaaTGTGTGctcatttgtggacattgtcacagctaTGATAGTGGATAATACAAGTGCTATGATTAACATGGAGGATCCTCTTGAGGCCGTGATTCtaaatatggatgtcaatgacgATTCTAGTAGAGTGGAGTATGTGAATGTTTTACATGGTATGGGctcatattcttatgagcctaggaagttatctttggatcttgaaaatcgaaAAACTCCACaaacaaagccatcaattgaggagccaccggtgttggagttgaaaccacttcctccacacctcaggtatgagttcttgggctcaaattctacttttccagttattctttcttcttgcctaacTAACATacaggttgacgccactttggtGGTCCTTCAAAAGCGCAAAAAGGCAATTGGTTGGACTTTAGCTGACATtgggggaataagccccgcattatgtatgcacaaaattatcttggaggatgatacaaagccttccttggagcatcaaagaagattaaatgaggcgatgcaagaagtggtgaaaaaAGAGGTTATCGAGTGGTTGGACGCCGAGGTGGTCTACCCTATTTCTGACAGCtcttggacttctccggtgcaatatgTACCGAAGaaggtggcatgaccgtggtgaCAAATTCCCAAAATgaattgattcctacaagaataGTCATAGGTTGGAGGGTTTGCATGGACTACAGAAAATTGAACAAAGTGACCCGCAATGATCACTTCCCTTTGTCATTCCTTGATTAGAGGTTGGACCGACTTGTTGGGCATGCTTTTTACTGcttcttggatgggtactcaggctataaccaaatatTGATTGACCTTTGCTTTCTCTCGCATGCCCtttgggttgtgcaatgcaccaactacatttcagcggtgtatgatatccattttcaccgacat encodes the following:
- the LOC138871871 gene encoding uncharacterized protein, which produces MVVTTRSGRGRYVNASREKQVVVDDVELRDDDVPLVLEDVVDNDVKNDVRIHIDEAEVETQDTVNPSREHVIGMPEPVVPKAKAHFPRPPPPYPQWLAKQKSDNQFKKFIDMMKSLTINVLLVEALEQMPGYAKFMKDLVTKKWSMKCETIKMTHQVSAIVHSMAPKLEDPGAFTIACTIGSADFAKALCDFGASINLMRYSVFKTLEIGQPRTISMRL